One Lutra lutra chromosome 7, mLutLut1.2, whole genome shotgun sequence DNA window includes the following coding sequences:
- the PARP16 gene encoding protein mono-ADP-ribosyltransferase PARP16 isoform X2: MQPAGWAAVKEAAGRDVLAADLRCSLFASALQSYKRDSVLRPFPASYARQDCKDFEALLADASKLPNLKELLQSSGDKDVRARDLFEKIQKLTGAPHTPVPVPDFLFEIEYSNPANAKFYETKGERDLIYAFHGSRLENFHSIIHNGLHCHLNKTSLFGEGTYLTSDLSLALIYSPHGLGWQHSLLGPILSCVAVCEVIDHPDVKCQMKKKDSKEIDRRRARIKYSEGGDVPPKYFVVTNNQLLRVKYLLVYSQRQPSRASSQLSWFSSHWFMVMISLYLLLLLIVSAINSSAFHHFWNRAKR, encoded by the exons ATGCAGCCGGCAGGCTGGGCGGCGGTCAAGGAGGCGGCGGGCCGCGACGTGCTGGCTGCCGACCTCCGGTGCAGCCTTTTCGCCTCGGCGCTGCAGAGCTACAAGCGCGACTCGGTGCTGCGGCCCTTCCCCGCGTCCTATGCCCGCCAGGACTGCAAGGACTTTGAGGCCCTG cTTGCAGATGCCAGCAAGTTACCCAACCTGAAAGAACTTCTCCAGTCTTCTGGAGACAAAGACGTACGGGCCAGGGATCTG TTCGAAAAGATCCAAAAGCTGACTGGTGCCCCTCACACGCCTGTCCCCGTGCCGGACTTCCTGTTTGAAATTGAATACTCCAACCCAGCGAACGCCAAATTTTATGAGACCAAAGGAGAACGGGACCTAATCTACGCCTTCCACGGGAGCCGCCTCGAAAACTTCCATTCCATCATCCACAATGGGCTGCATTGCCACCTGAACAAG ACGTCCTTGTTTGGGGAAGGGACCTACCTCACCAGTGACTTGAGCCTGGCCCTCATTTATAGCCCCCACGGCCTGGGATGGCAACACAGCCTCCTTGGCCCCATCCTCAGCTGCGTGGCTGTGTGTGAAGTCATTGATCATCCAGATGTCAAGTGCCAAATGAAGAAGAAGG ATTCCAAGGAGATAGATCGCAGGAGAGCAAGAATCAAATACAGCGAAGGGGGAGACGTCCCCCCAAAGTACTTTGTGGTCACGAATAACCAGCTCCTGCGAGTGAAGTACCTGCTGGTGTACTCACAGAGGCAGCCCAGCAG GGCTTCCAGCCAGCTGTCCTGGTTTTCCAGCCATTGGTTTATGGTCATGATATCCCTGtatctgctgctgctgcttatTGTGAGTGCCATCAATTCCTCAGCTTTCCATCACTTTTGGAATCGTGCAAAGAGATAA
- the PARP16 gene encoding protein mono-ADP-ribosyltransferase PARP16 isoform X1 yields the protein MQPAGWAAVKEAAGRDVLAADLRCSLFASALQSYKRDSVLRPFPASYARQDCKDFEALLADASKLPNLKELLQSSGDKDVRARDLVSWILSSKVLTIHSAGKSEFEKIQKLTGAPHTPVPVPDFLFEIEYSNPANAKFYETKGERDLIYAFHGSRLENFHSIIHNGLHCHLNKTSLFGEGTYLTSDLSLALIYSPHGLGWQHSLLGPILSCVAVCEVIDHPDVKCQMKKKDSKEIDRRRARIKYSEGGDVPPKYFVVTNNQLLRVKYLLVYSQRQPSRASSQLSWFSSHWFMVMISLYLLLLLIVSAINSSAFHHFWNRAKR from the exons ATGCAGCCGGCAGGCTGGGCGGCGGTCAAGGAGGCGGCGGGCCGCGACGTGCTGGCTGCCGACCTCCGGTGCAGCCTTTTCGCCTCGGCGCTGCAGAGCTACAAGCGCGACTCGGTGCTGCGGCCCTTCCCCGCGTCCTATGCCCGCCAGGACTGCAAGGACTTTGAGGCCCTG cTTGCAGATGCCAGCAAGTTACCCAACCTGAAAGAACTTCTCCAGTCTTCTGGAGACAAAGACGTACGGGCCAGGGATCTGGTGAGCTGGATTTTATCCTCAAAGGTCCTGACAATCCACAGTGCAGGGAAGTCAGAG TTCGAAAAGATCCAAAAGCTGACTGGTGCCCCTCACACGCCTGTCCCCGTGCCGGACTTCCTGTTTGAAATTGAATACTCCAACCCAGCGAACGCCAAATTTTATGAGACCAAAGGAGAACGGGACCTAATCTACGCCTTCCACGGGAGCCGCCTCGAAAACTTCCATTCCATCATCCACAATGGGCTGCATTGCCACCTGAACAAG ACGTCCTTGTTTGGGGAAGGGACCTACCTCACCAGTGACTTGAGCCTGGCCCTCATTTATAGCCCCCACGGCCTGGGATGGCAACACAGCCTCCTTGGCCCCATCCTCAGCTGCGTGGCTGTGTGTGAAGTCATTGATCATCCAGATGTCAAGTGCCAAATGAAGAAGAAGG ATTCCAAGGAGATAGATCGCAGGAGAGCAAGAATCAAATACAGCGAAGGGGGAGACGTCCCCCCAAAGTACTTTGTGGTCACGAATAACCAGCTCCTGCGAGTGAAGTACCTGCTGGTGTACTCACAGAGGCAGCCCAGCAG GGCTTCCAGCCAGCTGTCCTGGTTTTCCAGCCATTGGTTTATGGTCATGATATCCCTGtatctgctgctgctgcttatTGTGAGTGCCATCAATTCCTCAGCTTTCCATCACTTTTGGAATCGTGCAAAGAGATAA
- the PARP16 gene encoding protein mono-ADP-ribosyltransferase PARP16 isoform X3: MQPAGWAAVKEAAGRDVLAADLRCSLFASALQSYKRDSVLRPFPASYARQDCKDFEALLADASKLPNLKELLQSSGDKDVRARDLVSWILSSKVLTIHSAGKSETSLFGEGTYLTSDLSLALIYSPHGLGWQHSLLGPILSCVAVCEVIDHPDVKCQMKKKDSKEIDRRRARIKYSEGGDVPPKYFVVTNNQLLRVKYLLVYSQRQPSRASSQLSWFSSHWFMVMISLYLLLLLIVSAINSSAFHHFWNRAKR; the protein is encoded by the exons ATGCAGCCGGCAGGCTGGGCGGCGGTCAAGGAGGCGGCGGGCCGCGACGTGCTGGCTGCCGACCTCCGGTGCAGCCTTTTCGCCTCGGCGCTGCAGAGCTACAAGCGCGACTCGGTGCTGCGGCCCTTCCCCGCGTCCTATGCCCGCCAGGACTGCAAGGACTTTGAGGCCCTG cTTGCAGATGCCAGCAAGTTACCCAACCTGAAAGAACTTCTCCAGTCTTCTGGAGACAAAGACGTACGGGCCAGGGATCTGGTGAGCTGGATTTTATCCTCAAAGGTCCTGACAATCCACAGTGCAGGGAAGTCAGAG ACGTCCTTGTTTGGGGAAGGGACCTACCTCACCAGTGACTTGAGCCTGGCCCTCATTTATAGCCCCCACGGCCTGGGATGGCAACACAGCCTCCTTGGCCCCATCCTCAGCTGCGTGGCTGTGTGTGAAGTCATTGATCATCCAGATGTCAAGTGCCAAATGAAGAAGAAGG ATTCCAAGGAGATAGATCGCAGGAGAGCAAGAATCAAATACAGCGAAGGGGGAGACGTCCCCCCAAAGTACTTTGTGGTCACGAATAACCAGCTCCTGCGAGTGAAGTACCTGCTGGTGTACTCACAGAGGCAGCCCAGCAG GGCTTCCAGCCAGCTGTCCTGGTTTTCCAGCCATTGGTTTATGGTCATGATATCCCTGtatctgctgctgctgcttatTGTGAGTGCCATCAATTCCTCAGCTTTCCATCACTTTTGGAATCGTGCAAAGAGATAA